One genomic segment of Candidatus Krumholzibacteriia bacterium includes these proteins:
- a CDS encoding aminoglycoside phosphotransferase family protein has product MNSYPSSSFAVPPGSVDAVALARSVSAAEMLSAFGRYVPPRDQTTWEACELARVRYIPGKAWHVLYRLWRTGQTRADEPTYIHAEFLPPSLALRRFLELRGQGGSTAPSGFVAELDMVYWRFPSDPQLEQLATFYKEGQWRVVSYIPGTTCVLSGEQAGEPRILKLYRDDRVERVGQVIEALREAGVTAPRVLEADVVRRLLVLEHVPGVLFWSNPEAHLEREVVGAMARELARLHATQPPERTLGILPRIGHAALEWQRFQHAKDELTQVFPTLEPRLQRLETMLGPLESESPVVLLHGSFHPAQFLIHQGAPRLMDFDAVCLGDPMYDLARFASHLYDMGQVNGQDIGRIEKAVSAFRSAYVSSPGSRFDATRWFWFLSVALVSKRARQVLKRLEVDAEKLVMHLLNIAEQNAVSIIRR; this is encoded by the coding sequence ATGAACTCGTACCCGAGTTCGAGTTTCGCCGTCCCGCCGGGGAGCGTGGATGCGGTGGCGCTGGCGCGCTCCGTGTCCGCCGCCGAGATGCTGAGCGCTTTCGGGCGTTACGTGCCTCCCCGCGACCAGACCACCTGGGAAGCCTGCGAGCTGGCGCGGGTTCGCTACATTCCCGGGAAGGCGTGGCATGTGCTGTACCGACTCTGGCGCACGGGCCAGACTCGGGCCGACGAGCCCACCTACATCCACGCCGAATTCCTGCCGCCCTCGCTCGCACTGCGCCGCTTCCTCGAACTCCGCGGCCAAGGGGGCAGCACCGCGCCGAGCGGCTTCGTCGCCGAGCTCGACATGGTCTATTGGCGCTTCCCCTCGGATCCCCAACTGGAGCAGCTGGCCACCTTCTACAAGGAGGGGCAGTGGCGGGTGGTCTCCTACATTCCCGGCACCACCTGCGTGCTCTCCGGGGAGCAGGCTGGTGAGCCGCGCATCCTCAAGCTCTACCGGGATGATCGGGTGGAACGTGTGGGGCAGGTGATCGAGGCCCTGCGCGAGGCCGGGGTCACCGCACCCAGGGTTCTCGAGGCCGACGTCGTCCGCCGGCTCCTCGTGCTGGAGCACGTCCCGGGAGTCTTGTTCTGGTCCAACCCCGAGGCGCACCTGGAGCGGGAGGTCGTCGGCGCCATGGCGCGAGAGCTGGCCCGCCTGCACGCCACCCAGCCGCCGGAACGCACCCTGGGCATCCTGCCGCGAATCGGCCATGCGGCGCTGGAATGGCAGCGCTTCCAGCACGCCAAGGACGAGCTCACGCAAGTATTCCCCACCCTCGAACCCCGCCTGCAGCGGCTCGAGACCATGCTCGGCCCCCTGGAGTCGGAATCGCCCGTCGTGCTCCTCCATGGCTCCTTCCATCCGGCCCAGTTCCTGATCCATCAGGGTGCCCCGCGGCTCATGGACTTCGATGCCGTTTGCCTCGGCGATCCGATGTACGACCTGGCGCGCTTCGCGAGCCACCTGTACGACATGGGGCAAGTGAACGGTCAGGACATCGGTCGCATCGAGAAGGCCGTCTCCGCCTTCCGCTCGGCCTACGTGAGTAGCCCCGGCTCGCGCTTCGACGCCACCCGCTGGTTCTGGTTCCTGTCGGTGGCGCTGGTCTCCAAGCGCGCCAGGCAGGTGCTGAAGCGCCTCGAGGTGGACGCGGAGAAGCTGGTCATGCACCTGCTCAACATCGCCGAGCAGAACGCCGTCTCCATCATTCGCCGCTGA
- a CDS encoding STAS domain-containing protein — translation MQKLRNHGSVLEVASESTAVLLRELVAHLRQNRTQLREEWARRITEAKLLTAMSKEEVFAEATSVYDNYVEALETGTFEALQAYSRNLSERIIPRGVQTDEVVGIVLLLRDVLARSLFGRYHADFEKLNRILDAYEPAANRIAITVAVGFVQERERTIREQQEAIRELSTPVLQVRERLLILPIIGVIDPQRARQLTEQLLRGIRTNRARVVVIDITGVAAMDSNVANHLVLTVEASRLLGATVIVTGLSPEIAQTLVNIGVDLTKMNTVGDLQGGIEEAERLLGYKVLPVEKAEKAELAN, via the coding sequence ATGCAGAAGCTGCGTAACCACGGCAGCGTCCTTGAGGTCGCGAGCGAGAGCACGGCCGTGCTCCTGCGGGAGCTGGTGGCTCACCTACGGCAGAATCGCACTCAGCTCCGCGAGGAATGGGCGCGGCGCATCACCGAAGCCAAGCTCCTCACAGCGATGAGCAAGGAAGAAGTGTTCGCCGAAGCCACCTCTGTGTACGACAACTACGTGGAGGCCCTGGAAACCGGGACCTTCGAGGCCCTGCAAGCCTACTCGCGCAATCTCTCCGAGCGCATCATCCCCCGGGGCGTACAGACCGACGAAGTCGTGGGCATCGTGCTGCTGCTGCGCGACGTCTTGGCCCGCTCCCTCTTCGGCCGCTACCACGCCGATTTCGAGAAGCTGAACCGCATTCTCGACGCCTACGAGCCCGCCGCCAACCGGATCGCCATCACCGTGGCGGTGGGCTTCGTGCAGGAACGCGAGCGCACCATCCGCGAGCAGCAGGAGGCCATCCGAGAGCTCTCCACGCCGGTGTTGCAGGTGCGCGAACGTCTCCTGATCCTGCCGATCATCGGGGTTATCGATCCACAGCGGGCGCGGCAGCTCACCGAACAGCTGCTGCGCGGTATCCGCACCAATCGCGCCCGCGTCGTGGTCATCGATATCACCGGTGTCGCCGCCATGGACTCCAACGTTGCCAACCACTTGGTCCTCACCGTGGAAGCGTCGCGCCTCCTGGGCGCCACGGTGATCGTGACCGGATTGTCCCCCGAGATCGCCCAGACCCTGGTGAACATCGGCGTCGACCTGACGAAGATGAACACCGTGGGCGACCTGCAGGGAGGGATCGAGGAGGCCGAACGTCTCCTGGGCTACAAGGTGCTGCCGGTGGAGAAGGCCGAGAAGGCGGAGTTGGCGAACTAG
- a CDS encoding STAS domain-containing protein — protein sequence MEVPILKQGPYLIGSVQSALTDADLLQLRDTLVEKVGRFRSLGVIVDVTAMDVMDSFASRTLSDIAHMIRLRGAETVIVGIQPEVAFAMVQLGLTLQGVTTALDLEEGLTFLDRRTKKHGAHSVPRPR from the coding sequence TTGGAAGTACCCATTCTCAAGCAGGGGCCCTACCTGATCGGCAGCGTGCAGTCGGCGCTCACCGATGCCGACCTCTTGCAGCTGCGCGACACGCTGGTCGAGAAGGTGGGTCGCTTCCGCTCCCTGGGCGTCATCGTGGACGTCACGGCCATGGACGTCATGGATTCGTTCGCCTCCCGGACACTCAGCGACATCGCCCACATGATCCGCCTGCGCGGGGCGGAAACGGTCATCGTCGGCATCCAGCCGGAGGTGGCCTTCGCCATGGTGCAACTCGGCCTCACGCTCCAGGGGGTTACCACCGCCCTGGACCTCGAGGAAGGTCTGACCTTCCTGGACCGCAGGACCAAGAAGCACGGGGCTCACAGCGTTCCCCGGCCGCGATGA
- a CDS encoding anti-sigma regulatory factor encodes MEQPRAQVKKAASVNIQSDRDILSARQQGRALAQQVGLTSSDQTVVATVISELARNILLYARPGALTLGVVESNGRRGIQVEARDHGPGIPDIERALRVGYSTSKSLGLGLPGVRRLVDEFEIVSKPGKGTVVKVKKWK; translated from the coding sequence GTGGAGCAGCCCAGAGCTCAGGTGAAGAAGGCGGCCTCGGTGAACATCCAATCGGACCGCGACATCCTTTCGGCCCGGCAGCAAGGCCGGGCGCTGGCCCAACAGGTCGGCCTCACCAGCAGCGACCAGACAGTGGTCGCCACGGTGATTTCCGAGCTGGCCAGGAACATCCTTCTCTACGCCCGACCTGGCGCGCTCACCCTGGGGGTGGTCGAGTCCAACGGTCGCCGGGGCATCCAGGTGGAGGCGCGGGACCACGGCCCCGGCATCCCCGACATCGAGCGAGCCCTGCGCGTGGGCTATTCAACCTCGAAAAGCCTCGGCCTCGGTCTGCCCGGCGTGCGGCGGCTGGTGGACGAGTTCGAGATCGTCTCCAAGCCCGGCAAGGGGACGGTCGTGAAAGTGAAGAAATGGAAGTGA
- a CDS encoding SpoIIE family protein phosphatase, with product MAQYALPGQTKSGDHHLVQEFPHGMLLAAVDGLGHGCEAAAAAEVAVQVLRGYAHEPVLALVNRCHEALRGTRGVVMSLAQYDAREGTVTWTGVGNVEGVALRPQAGNGAVPTRLMQRRGVVGARLPSLHVSTFPVQPRDLLILTTDGIAGDFDRALNPDSPLQVLAEGILARHGRNNDDALILIARIVEARA from the coding sequence GTGGCGCAGTATGCACTCCCTGGGCAGACGAAGTCGGGCGATCACCATCTGGTCCAGGAGTTCCCGCACGGCATGCTCCTCGCCGCCGTGGACGGTCTCGGCCACGGGTGCGAGGCGGCGGCGGCAGCGGAGGTGGCCGTCCAGGTCCTGCGGGGCTACGCCCACGAGCCGGTTCTCGCCCTGGTGAATCGGTGCCACGAAGCGCTGCGGGGCACGCGAGGTGTGGTGATGAGCCTGGCGCAATACGATGCCCGGGAAGGCACGGTCACCTGGACCGGGGTCGGCAATGTGGAAGGCGTGGCGCTCCGGCCGCAAGCCGGGAATGGCGCCGTGCCGACGCGGCTGATGCAGCGCCGCGGCGTCGTCGGCGCCCGCCTGCCCTCCCTGCATGTTTCGACTTTCCCGGTCCAGCCTCGTGATCTGCTCATCCTCACCACCGACGGCATCGCCGGCGATTTCGACCGGGCGTTGAATCCCGACTCCCCGTTGCAGGTGCTGGCCGAAGGCATTCTCGCTCGTCACGGCCGGAACAACGACGATGCCTTGATCCTGATCGCTCGCATCGTGGAGGCACGCGCGTGA
- a CDS encoding ATP-binding protein produces MKTAVPTLAQEYADALAEHLEGAEEVTLHRAWALGRRAVTEGHDLLDLVSLHHDALRQWLGRPQGIPMPPDLASAQTFLAEALSPFEMAHRQFQEAVVALRGLNQMLEEEARRIAQGLHDDAAQLLVTVYLALDAVMQEEPRLRPRLREVRSLLDGVEQHLRRLSHELHPSILDGLGLVPALEFLVEGVSQRTGIPIEVEGPLENRLPIPVETALYRVVQEAVTNATRHAQPQRVQISIAREASAVTCSVRDDGAGFDTGAVQGANRGLGLVSMRERIHAVGGRLQLHSSPGSGTELVIQIPLEVDDVVPSATCR; encoded by the coding sequence GTGAAAACAGCCGTCCCGACTCTGGCGCAAGAGTACGCCGACGCCCTGGCGGAGCATCTCGAGGGCGCCGAGGAAGTGACGCTGCATCGGGCCTGGGCCCTGGGACGCCGGGCTGTCACCGAGGGTCACGATCTCCTCGATCTCGTCTCCTTGCACCACGACGCCTTGCGGCAATGGTTGGGGAGGCCCCAGGGCATTCCCATGCCGCCCGATCTGGCTTCGGCCCAGACCTTCCTCGCCGAAGCGCTCTCTCCCTTCGAAATGGCCCACCGCCAGTTCCAAGAGGCCGTGGTGGCGCTCCGCGGTCTGAACCAGATGCTCGAGGAGGAGGCGCGGCGCATCGCCCAGGGGTTGCACGACGATGCCGCCCAACTGCTGGTGACCGTGTACCTGGCCCTCGACGCGGTGATGCAGGAGGAGCCGCGCCTGCGCCCGCGCCTGCGCGAGGTGCGCTCTTTGCTCGACGGAGTGGAACAGCATCTGCGCCGGCTGTCGCACGAATTGCACCCGTCGATCCTGGACGGCCTCGGCTTGGTCCCGGCGCTCGAGTTCCTCGTCGAAGGGGTATCGCAACGCACCGGGATTCCCATCGAGGTGGAAGGGCCGCTGGAGAATCGCTTGCCCATCCCGGTGGAGACCGCACTCTATCGGGTAGTGCAGGAGGCGGTGACCAACGCGACCCGTCACGCCCAGCCGCAGCGAGTGCAGATCTCCATCGCCCGAGAGGCGAGTGCAGTGACTTGCTCGGTGCGCGACGACGGGGCCGGGTTCGACACGGGAGCGGTCCAGGGCGCGAACCGGGGTCTCGGTTTGGTCAGCATGCGCGAGCGCATCCACGCGGTCGGAGGGCGACTACAGCTCCATTCGTCCCCGGGGTCGGGCACGGAGCTGGTGATCCAGATTCCGCTGGAGGTGGACGATGTCGTACCGAGTGCTACTTGCCGATGA
- a CDS encoding response regulator transcription factor: MSYRVLLADDHQIVRQGLRGLLERAGHEVVAEAVDGREAVQLASTSRPDVAVLDLAMPVLNGVDAAREILRASQDLKVILLTMHTEGPYVLEALRVGVCGYVLKTQAAEDLAQAIEEVTRGAIYLSPMVSRMVVEAYRTKGGFRPSPLSPREREVLQLVAEGKTTKEVAVILGVSIKTAESHRTRIMAKLDIHETANLVRYAIRHGLVQA; encoded by the coding sequence ATGTCGTACCGAGTGCTACTTGCCGATGATCACCAAATCGTCCGTCAGGGCTTACGGGGTCTGCTGGAGCGGGCGGGGCACGAGGTGGTGGCCGAGGCCGTCGACGGGCGTGAAGCCGTCCAGCTCGCCTCCACCTCGCGTCCCGACGTCGCGGTTCTCGACCTGGCGATGCCGGTGCTGAACGGCGTGGACGCAGCCCGCGAGATTCTGCGCGCTTCCCAGGACCTGAAAGTGATCCTGCTCACCATGCACACCGAGGGGCCCTACGTCCTCGAGGCTCTGCGCGTCGGCGTCTGCGGCTATGTCCTCAAGACCCAGGCCGCGGAAGACCTGGCGCAAGCGATCGAGGAAGTGACCCGCGGCGCCATCTACCTGAGTCCGATGGTGTCACGCATGGTCGTGGAGGCCTATCGCACCAAGGGCGGCTTCCGCCCCAGCCCGCTCAGCCCGCGGGAGCGGGAGGTCCTGCAGCTCGTGGCCGAAGGCAAGACCACCAAGGAAGTCGCGGTCATCCTCGGCGTCAGCATCAAGACGGCGGAATCCCATCGCACGCGCATCATGGCGAAGCTGGACATCCACGAGACAGCGAACCTGGTGCGCTATGCGATCCGGCACGGACTCGTGCAGGCCTGA
- a CDS encoding inositol monophosphatase has protein sequence MNGEPRSWLPQVEAEVRRIGALQLQGARDLDASQVRVKQVAGDEDSLVTDLDLESERQFHAFVRREFPAHSFLGEESGHDQRDPEHYWIVDPIDGTTNFAHGIPYWGPSVAYWRQGQPLLAVIHFPALDSTFTAMRGAGARCNGQPIHTSTVTAYTSLTTVGLHSRTHYTHHLRLRAKVRVLGSIIGNMCLTAQGTFVATHGRGRLWDLAAGTLILEEAGALVETLPDYRTVAPASYGTRGGPAPLFHLQARANEQLPRLSEFLEDATTALL, from the coding sequence GTGAACGGCGAGCCTAGGAGCTGGCTGCCACAGGTCGAAGCCGAGGTGCGGCGCATCGGCGCGCTGCAGCTCCAGGGGGCCCGCGACCTCGACGCCTCCCAGGTGCGGGTGAAGCAGGTCGCCGGCGACGAGGACTCGTTGGTCACTGACCTCGACCTCGAGTCCGAACGGCAGTTCCACGCCTTCGTTCGCCGCGAGTTCCCCGCGCACAGCTTCCTCGGCGAGGAAAGCGGCCACGACCAGCGCGACCCCGAGCACTACTGGATCGTCGACCCCATCGACGGCACCACCAATTTCGCCCATGGCATCCCCTACTGGGGGCCGAGCGTGGCCTACTGGCGGCAGGGCCAGCCACTGTTGGCCGTCATCCACTTCCCCGCCCTGGACAGCACCTTCACCGCGATGCGCGGCGCCGGGGCCCGCTGCAATGGCCAACCCATCCACACCAGCACGGTGACGGCGTACACCTCGCTCACCACCGTGGGCCTGCACAGCCGCACCCACTACACCCACCACCTGCGCCTGCGCGCCAAGGTGCGCGTGCTCGGCAGCATCATCGGCAACATGTGCCTGACGGCCCAGGGCACCTTCGTCGCCACCCACGGCCGCGGCCGTCTCTGGGACCTGGCGGCGGGGACCCTGATCCTCGAGGAAGCAGGAGCTCTGGTGGAAACGCTGCCGGACTACCGCACGGTGGCGCCGGCTTCCTACGGCACTCGAGGGGGCCCCGCGCCGCTGTTCCACCTGCAGGCCCGGGCCAACGAGCAGCTGCCTAGGCTCTCGGAGTTCCTCGAGGACGCCACGACGGCGCTTCTGTAA
- a CDS encoding histone deacetylase — MLRIVHSPGYECDIGPHVFPTQKFRLVVERLLAEGSIAPGSILAPEPIGREDLELAHTTAYLDDFLNLRPTARVLRSELPITAAIRDAYLLATGGTLLAARCALADGACMHIGGGYHHAMPGHAEGFCYVNDVAVALRVLQREGRIQRAAVIDTDLHQGNGTARIFMEDASVFTFSMHQENNYPIKEKSDWDIGLPDGTEDGAYLELLARAVPLLLERQRPDLVMMVAGADAYREDQLGGLGLTLEGLQLRDALVVMECAARRIPLVGLTAGGYARNLQDTVTIHAHTTREVLRWPEHRNSAAATPASGGGSLE, encoded by the coding sequence ATGTTGCGCATCGTCCACTCGCCCGGCTACGAATGCGACATCGGCCCGCACGTCTTCCCCACCCAGAAGTTCCGGCTGGTGGTCGAGCGCTTGCTCGCCGAGGGCAGCATTGCTCCCGGCAGCATCCTGGCGCCGGAACCCATCGGGCGCGAAGACCTGGAGCTCGCCCACACCACGGCTTACCTGGACGACTTCCTGAATCTGCGCCCGACAGCGCGGGTGCTGCGCTCCGAGCTGCCGATCACCGCGGCGATCCGCGATGCCTACCTGCTGGCGACCGGGGGCACGCTGCTCGCGGCGCGCTGCGCCCTGGCGGACGGCGCCTGCATGCACATCGGCGGTGGCTACCATCACGCCATGCCCGGCCATGCCGAGGGTTTCTGTTACGTGAACGACGTCGCGGTGGCGTTGCGCGTGCTGCAGCGGGAGGGACGGATCCAGCGCGCCGCGGTCATCGACACCGACCTGCACCAAGGCAACGGCACGGCGCGCATCTTCATGGAGGATGCCTCGGTGTTCACCTTCTCCATGCATCAGGAGAACAACTATCCGATCAAGGAAAAGAGCGATTGGGACATCGGGCTGCCCGACGGCACCGAAGACGGCGCCTATCTGGAGCTGTTGGCGCGGGCGGTGCCGCTGCTCCTCGAGCGGCAGCGCCCCGATCTGGTCATGATGGTGGCCGGCGCCGACGCCTACCGGGAGGATCAGCTCGGCGGCCTCGGACTCACCCTGGAAGGCCTGCAGCTGCGCGACGCCCTCGTGGTGATGGAATGCGCCGCGCGCCGGATCCCGCTGGTGGGCCTCACGGCCGGCGGCTATGCCCGGAATCTCCAGGACACGGTGACGATCCACGCCCACACGACGCGGGAGGTGCTGCGGTGGCCCGAACATCGCAACTCCGCCGCGGCGACACCGGCGTCGGGAGGCGGGAGTCTGGAGTGA